In Babesia bovis T2Bo chromosome 4 map unlocalized Chr4_2, whole genome shotgun sequence, the sequence GACGAAAGTGGTTACATCACTAGATATTCGCAGAGCATTTGGATTGTTCCTGGATACAAGAAGAAGTACGAAGTACCTAGTGGAGTTCCAACATGATTTCATGTTCTCGGAACTTGAACCAGAAGATGAACAACCTTCAGATAACATGCAACTGGAAGATACAAAAGAATCAAGCAGCACAATGGACATTGATAAAGATAAACAATGAAATCGTGTCGCTGTAATTACCGCTGCAAAACAGTGCAGTGCAAAAAAAAACAACACAATCGGAACAACACAACAGTAATAACGCTTACaaagattatatatactttaaACAAATTTATAACACGTGACATTTTACATCACAATTTGATACCGTCAAATGATTGGAGGTTCCTAAACTCAGGAGGAATGTAGTCCTCAGGGTTTATATCAGGGTTCCTCCACTTATTAGTGCGACGAGCCTCGCAGTACTGTTGATATGCATGGTGATCTATTTTATGACCAACTTGATGCCATACATAGTGCTTAAAGTAATCATCAAGTGGTATCGCAGGCTCCATAGGCTCCAAACGATTACGCCATAAACCCTCAGCCCACACAAATATAAAAGGAGCAAGGAAACCAAGGTATATACCAAGAATGCAAGTAAGCCTATGCTTACCAGATCTCCAAATCTCAGATAAACTAAATCGATTCAAGTAATCCTTGGCATCAAAAAATTTAACCAATTCGTCCTCAGTGAAAGCATTGACTTGTGGTAAACGGTAACAAAAACGATCATAACCACCAGTCATGGGATATCTACGCTTGTTAATTGATTCCCACTCATTCTCTACAGTCTTGGAAGAATCTAAACCGTTGTACAAAGGCTGGCCTTCAATTTTAGGCAACTCGTAACCTGCATCAAAACATTAAATAAAAATCAAAGAATGTAGCCATtctatatattgtgtataaGTAATATGTGATATCCGATATAATAAATTGCAACGGATATAAACACGGTAGAACACTATATAACACAGTGTTCACTGGCCAGGAGTAGATATCCATGCCCAAATATAGGATCAAACAATTAGATCATTATATAAGCACACAGCTTTTAACAGcaataacaaaatatattacacatacCCTTTTGCATAGCGCGCTTCTGGCGAACACGGTCATTGTGAAAAGCCTCTTCAACAGATGGATGATACACAACACCAGCCCCGGGCTTGAAGCCAACAAGTGGACTAATGCGGCAAATCCGCAAAGTTTTGGTGACACTCAATGCCATTGTTATGTGCCACCGAAACATTAGCAGTGGCAGACCAAATCTTAGACGCGCCGTTCCCCATCCCACGCACCTAAAACTTCGCGTCGAAGATGATACCAGAGCTTATAAAGGATAGATTCAATTGATATACATGGATACTTATAAGCTTGCGTTTATTTGGGTTATCACACGAAGGATATGTATCATCCGTGACACATTGATTTGCCAAATGTATACCAAGTAGCATGAAACATAAATGACGCATAATCCTTTACATTAGCAACTGTTCCACTATCTGCTATTGTATAGCATTTATATGCCTTAATGCTGCTCTACATGTTGGTTTAAGCGAATTTATTTGTAAAGACAACAATATATGTGATTGTAATAAACATTGTCCACTTATCACAAGTATGGTCCTCCATACGAAaccaaaaacaacacaaaGTAATGCAACACATAATTAAATAGTCTAGATATTAAAATACAGTACATGACGATTTTGAACAAATTACGCCCTAGTGGATGAAACAATGAGCATCATGGCCACCGAAACTTTTTGAGGCATCACAGAGGCCATCTGCAATAGGCGGATGTATTCATAGTTTTTTAGATAAAATAGGACAAAAACACCTAAATGGTTAGGCTACTTAAGGGTGCACGGTACTGGACAAAACAGTTTTTGCCGTTTCACTGAGCATGGCGCCAGCAGTAGCAGCGGCGTTAGCAGCAGCACCAGCACCGGCCTCAGCAGCAGTACTAGCTGCGTTAGCAGCAGCGCCAGCACCTTCAGCAACCTTCTCAGCAAGCTGCTCAGCAGCTTTAACAACTGGCTCTGGGATCTTGGGGATGGCGGGAACCAAGAAAGTGGAACCAAGACTACCCAAAACACAGAAACCAGTTACAATGATCCGGAAGACAGTGGTAGCAGAAACAGTGACCTCCTTTCCAAGGTCCTCGGGAATCTCCTCCCTAATGCACCTGTCAGCGAAAGAGTTGCAGTAACCACCGACAGCACCAAGAGTAATGATACCAATGGTGATAGAAACAATGTTGTTGAAGAAAACAATCTGGTGATAGAGAATAGCACAGAGAAGGAAAATGGCAGTACCAATGTTAGCAACAGTCAAAACCATAACCTTGGTCAAAGTGTTGCAAAGCAAGTACTTCTTCTCAATGAAGACAGCAATACCACGACCAACAGTCTCACTGATCTGGAACACACCAATGAGCATAATCTTGCGGTTCAATGGCAAGTCCATGCAGCTAGGAACGACACCAGGGTAGAAGGTGAGCAAGTTCATGTAACTCAAGAACTGAACAACAACAA encodes:
- a CDS encoding putative integral membrane protein: MALSVTKTLRICRISPLVGFKPGAGVVYHPSVEEAFHNDRVRQKRAMQKGYELPKIEGQPLYNGLDSSKTVENEWESINKRRYPMTGGYDRFCYRLPQVNAFTEDELVKFFDAKDYLNRFSLSEIWRSGKHRLTCILGIYLGFLAPFIFVWAEGLWRNRLEPMEPAIPLDDYFKHYVWHQVGHKIDHHAYQQYCEARRTNKWRNPDINPEDYIPPEFRNLQSFDGIKL